Proteins found in one Arthrobacter sp. U41 genomic segment:
- a CDS encoding efflux RND transporter permease subunit: MFRLAKLSLANRALIALVTVFASVFGVITMSSLKQELIPSIEFPQITVLTSMPGASPEVVDKQISSPLETALKGVEGLESTSSTSRNGVSQISMVFTYGSNLDRARNQIDRAISNAKRSLPDDVQPQAIAGSISDFPIVFLAVSSDKPLSELNADLARLTVPRLQKLDGVRGAEVTGGATQHIKILPRPEAMAASGASIQSISEALKNNGALVPAGTLEEQGKTLSLQIGSPVDSLDAIKALPLGGAKNAATIGSVADVSITEDARTSITRTNGEETLALSVTKKPEGDTVGISNAVKDSIPQLEAELGSSASFTPIFDQAPFIEKSIKDLTTEGLLGLGFAVAVILVFLMSVRATLVTAVSIPLSLLITFIGLSATGYSLNILTLGALTIAIGRVVDDSIVVIENIKRHLSYGEAKITAIQTSIREVAGAITASTLTTVAVFLPIAFVAGLAGELFRPFALTVTIALLSSLLVSLTIVPVLAYWFLRNPADKAGTAREATAREIAAKAHEAEQRTVLQRGYLPVLTKTQKHPVVTLIAAALVLGGTAAMTPLLATDLLGNSGENSMTVRQALPAGTSLAEANASAIRVEDVLREIDGVKDVQVTTGNAQTGFSALLSAGASNSSFTVVTVEKANQGKLKETVRSALAGIPDSGKLTVGSQQGGFGTSSTVDITLKAATTADLRTASDTMVAAMEGVPGSSEVATNLAASQPVVQVKVDRAKAVAAGLSEEQVAGVLASTISPIPAGTVRIDTNDYPVRIGEGTRFTSIDAVRQTPLPTSAGPVPLASVASVEQVDVPVSITASNGQRTARVSVTPSGANLGAVSTEVQARLKTVQLPAGVTAEIGGATTQQAESFAQLGLALLAAIAIVYVIMVAAFKSLIQPLILLVSVPFAATGAIGLLLVTGVPLGLPSLIGMLMLVGIVVTNAIVLIDLINQYRQPRNGEPGMTVADAITHGARQRLRPILMTALATVFALTPMALGLTGGGGFISQPLAIVVIGGLISSTALTLVLVPVLYRLVEGRREPKALAKAALAGGVEAGAGPISAPSRGRRAAPGAVPDDFPDDVPDDARVPSGSH; the protein is encoded by the coding sequence ATGTTCCGGCTCGCAAAGCTCTCACTGGCCAACCGGGCCCTGATCGCGCTGGTGACCGTCTTCGCGTCGGTCTTCGGCGTGATCACGATGTCCTCACTCAAGCAGGAGCTCATCCCGTCCATTGAGTTCCCGCAGATTACGGTCCTCACGTCGATGCCGGGCGCCTCCCCCGAAGTCGTGGACAAACAGATCAGCAGCCCGCTGGAGACGGCGCTCAAGGGCGTGGAAGGGCTGGAGTCGACGTCGTCCACCTCACGCAACGGCGTCTCACAGATCAGCATGGTGTTCACCTACGGTTCGAACCTGGACCGCGCCCGGAACCAGATCGACCGCGCCATCTCCAACGCCAAAAGGTCGCTGCCGGACGATGTCCAGCCCCAGGCGATCGCCGGAAGCATCAGCGATTTCCCGATCGTGTTCCTTGCTGTCTCCTCGGACAAGCCGCTCAGCGAACTGAACGCCGACCTTGCCCGGCTCACGGTCCCGCGGCTGCAGAAGCTCGACGGCGTCCGCGGCGCCGAGGTGACCGGCGGAGCCACCCAGCACATCAAGATCCTCCCCCGCCCCGAGGCCATGGCGGCCTCCGGCGCGAGCATCCAGTCCATCAGCGAGGCCCTGAAGAACAACGGGGCGCTCGTTCCGGCCGGCACCCTCGAGGAGCAAGGCAAGACGCTGTCGCTGCAGATCGGCAGCCCCGTTGATTCACTCGATGCCATCAAGGCGCTGCCGCTGGGCGGCGCCAAAAACGCTGCGACCATCGGCAGCGTGGCGGACGTCAGCATCACCGAGGACGCCCGCACCTCGATCACCCGGACCAACGGGGAGGAAACCCTGGCCCTGTCCGTCACCAAGAAGCCCGAAGGTGACACCGTGGGCATCTCCAACGCGGTGAAGGACTCCATCCCCCAGCTTGAGGCCGAGCTCGGCTCCAGTGCCAGCTTCACACCGATCTTCGACCAGGCACCGTTCATCGAGAAGTCCATCAAGGACCTCACCACAGAGGGCCTGCTGGGCCTGGGCTTCGCCGTCGCGGTGATCCTGGTTTTCCTGATGTCCGTCCGCGCCACCCTGGTCACGGCCGTCTCCATCCCCTTGTCGCTGCTCATCACGTTCATCGGGCTTTCAGCCACCGGCTACTCGCTGAACATCCTCACCCTTGGCGCGCTCACCATCGCGATCGGCCGCGTGGTGGACGACTCGATTGTGGTGATCGAGAACATCAAGCGCCACCTGAGCTACGGGGAGGCGAAGATCACCGCGATCCAGACGTCCATCCGGGAGGTCGCCGGCGCCATCACGGCCTCGACCCTCACCACCGTGGCCGTCTTCCTGCCGATCGCCTTCGTGGCCGGCCTGGCCGGCGAGCTGTTCCGGCCGTTCGCGCTGACCGTCACCATCGCCCTGCTGTCCTCGCTGCTGGTCTCCCTGACCATCGTGCCCGTGCTGGCGTACTGGTTCCTGCGAAACCCCGCCGACAAGGCGGGCACAGCCCGGGAAGCCACAGCCCGGGAGATCGCGGCGAAGGCCCACGAGGCGGAGCAGCGCACCGTCCTGCAGCGCGGCTACCTCCCGGTCCTGACCAAGACCCAAAAGCACCCGGTGGTGACCCTGATCGCGGCCGCGCTGGTCCTGGGCGGCACCGCCGCCATGACCCCGCTGCTGGCCACCGACCTGCTGGGCAACTCCGGCGAAAACAGCATGACCGTCCGGCAGGCGCTCCCGGCCGGCACCAGCCTGGCCGAGGCCAACGCCTCGGCCATCAGGGTCGAGGACGTCCTGCGCGAGATCGACGGCGTCAAGGACGTCCAGGTCACCACCGGCAACGCCCAGACCGGCTTCTCCGCGCTGCTCTCGGCCGGGGCCTCGAACTCCAGCTTCACTGTCGTGACGGTGGAAAAGGCGAACCAGGGCAAACTCAAGGAGACCGTCCGCAGCGCGCTTGCCGGGATCCCTGATTCCGGCAAGCTCACCGTGGGCTCGCAGCAGGGCGGCTTCGGCACGTCCTCGACGGTGGACATCACACTCAAAGCTGCCACCACCGCCGATCTCCGGACCGCGAGCGACACCATGGTGGCGGCCATGGAGGGCGTGCCCGGTTCCTCCGAGGTGGCGACCAACCTCGCCGCCAGCCAGCCGGTGGTACAGGTCAAGGTGGACCGGGCCAAAGCCGTCGCCGCAGGTCTGAGCGAGGAGCAGGTGGCCGGCGTGCTTGCCTCAACCATCAGCCCCATCCCGGCCGGAACCGTGCGGATCGACACCAACGACTACCCGGTCCGCATCGGCGAAGGCACCCGCTTCACCAGCATCGACGCCGTCCGGCAGACCCCCCTGCCGACGTCGGCAGGTCCCGTGCCGCTGGCCAGCGTCGCCTCCGTCGAGCAGGTCGACGTTCCCGTCTCGATCACCGCCAGCAACGGCCAGCGGACCGCGCGCGTGTCCGTTACGCCGTCGGGCGCCAACCTCGGCGCGGTCAGCACCGAAGTTCAGGCCCGGCTCAAGACCGTCCAGCTGCCGGCGGGCGTCACGGCGGAGATCGGCGGCGCCACGACGCAGCAGGCCGAGTCCTTCGCCCAGCTCGGCCTGGCTCTCCTGGCTGCCATCGCGATCGTGTATGTGATCATGGTGGCCGCGTTCAAGTCGCTCATCCAGCCGCTGATCCTGCTGGTCTCGGTGCCGTTCGCGGCCACCGGTGCCATCGGGCTGCTGCTGGTCACCGGCGTGCCGCTGGGCCTGCCCTCACTGATCGGCATGCTGATGCTGGTGGGCATCGTGGTGACGAACGCCATTGTGCTGATCGACCTCATCAACCAGTACCGCCAGCCGCGGAACGGCGAACCGGGGATGACCGTGGCCGACGCGATCACCCACGGCGCCCGCCAGCGGCTCCGGCCGATCCTGATGACGGCGCTGGCCACCGTGTTCGCGCTGACGCCGATGGCCCTGGG